From a region of the Neobacillus niacini genome:
- the ssb gene encoding single-stranded DNA-binding protein, with product MMNRVVLVGRLTKDPDLRYTPNGVPVATFTLAVNRPFSSQAGEREADFINCVVWRKPAENVANFLKKGSLAGVDGRIQTRNYEGQDGKRVYVTEVQAESVQFLEPKNASGGGGGRSDNDYFGAPPREPQGNPYGGGNQNQRQYQNTNNNNNKGFTKVDDDPFAGNGQIDISDDDLPF from the coding sequence ATGATGAATCGTGTCGTGCTTGTTGGCCGTTTAACTAAAGATCCTGATTTGCGTTATACACCAAATGGGGTTCCTGTTGCTACTTTTACTTTAGCTGTTAACCGTCCGTTTTCTAGTCAGGCAGGTGAACGTGAAGCAGACTTTATTAATTGTGTTGTTTGGCGAAAACCAGCTGAAAATGTGGCAAACTTCTTGAAAAAAGGCAGTCTTGCAGGAGTAGATGGTCGCATTCAAACCCGCAACTATGAAGGACAAGATGGTAAGCGTGTTTACGTTACTGAAGTTCAGGCAGAGAGTGTTCAATTTCTTGAACCGAAAAATGCGTCTGGCGGCGGTGGCGGAAGAAGCGACAATGATTACTTCGGAGCTCCACCTAGGGAACCGCAAGGAAATCCTTATGGAGGCGGCAATCAGAATCAACGACAGTATCAAAACACTAACAATAACAATAATAAAGGTTTTACAAAAGTGGATGATGACCCGTTCGCAGGTAACGGTCAGATAGACATCTCCGATGATGATCTACCATTTTAA
- the rpsF gene encoding 30S ribosomal protein S6, whose translation MNKYEIMYIIRPNIEDEAKKALVERFNGILLENGAETAETKDWGKRRLAYEINDFRDGYYEIVKTTSSADAVQEFSRLAKISEDIIRHLVIKEEA comes from the coding sequence ATGAATAAGTACGAAATCATGTACATCATCCGCCCAAACATTGAAGACGAAGCGAAAAAGGCTCTTGTAGAGCGTTTCAACGGAATTCTTCTTGAAAACGGTGCGGAAACTGCTGAAACAAAAGATTGGGGTAAGCGTCGTTTAGCTTACGAAATCAACGATTTCCGTGATGGTTATTACGAAATCGTGAAAACTACATCTTCAGCTGACGCGGTACAAGAATTTTCTCGTCTTGCGAAAATCAGCGAAGATATCATTCGCCATTTAGTAATTAAAGAAGAAGCTTAA
- the rplI gene encoding 50S ribosomal protein L9: MKVIFLKDVKGKGKKGEVKNVADGYAHNFLIKQGLAIEANSANISTLEGQKKKEDKRAAEELAEAKKLGEQLEKITVELSAKAGEGGRLFGSITTKQIAEELQKKHGIKIDKRKMELADAIRTLGHTKVPVKLHHEVVSTLTVHVKEVK, encoded by the coding sequence ATGAAAGTAATTTTTCTAAAAGATGTAAAAGGTAAAGGCAAAAAAGGTGAAGTAAAAAATGTGGCAGATGGTTATGCTCATAACTTTTTAATTAAGCAGGGTCTTGCCATTGAAGCAAATAGTGCCAACATTAGCACATTAGAAGGTCAAAAGAAGAAGGAAGACAAACGTGCGGCAGAAGAACTTGCGGAAGCGAAAAAGCTAGGAGAACAATTAGAAAAGATTACAGTTGAGCTATCTGCTAAAGCGGGTGAAGGCGGACGCCTCTTTGGTTCCATTACCACAAAACAAATTGCCGAAGAGCTTCAAAAGAAACACGGAATTAAAATCGATAAACGTAAAATGGAATTAGCAGACGCCATTCGTACCTTAGGTCATACAAAGGTTCCTGTTAAACTTCATCATGAAGTTGTATCTACGTTAACAGTTCATGTAAAAGAGGTAAAGTAA
- the dnaB gene encoding replicative DNA helicase: MNDVYADRLPPQNIEAEQAVLGAIFLEPSALTVASEILIPEDFYRASHQKIFNAMLKLNDEGKVVDLVTVTEELAAAKLIEDTGGVSYLSELASSVPTAANIEYYARIVEEKSLLRRLIRTATEIASDGYSREDEVEALLSEAEKNILAVAQRKNAGAFHNIKDVLVRTYDNIEQMHQNAGEITGLETGFIELDRMTAGFQRNDLIIVGARPSVGKTAFALNIAQNVAHKTGENIAIFSLEMGAEQLVMRLLCAEGNIDAQRLRTGTLTDDDWGKLTMAMGSLSSSGIFIDDTPGVRISDIRSKCRRLKQEHGLGMILIDYLQLILGSGRAGENRQQEVSEISRSLKQLARELQVPVIALSQLSRGVEQRQDKRPMMSDIRESGSIEQDADIVAFLYRDDYYDKESENKNIIEIIIAKQRNGPTGTVSLAFVKEYNKFVNLETRYDPSA; the protein is encoded by the coding sequence ATGAATGATGTATATGCAGATCGTCTGCCGCCGCAAAATATTGAAGCCGAACAAGCTGTCTTAGGTGCGATTTTCTTAGAACCCTCTGCCTTAACTGTGGCTTCCGAAATCTTGATACCAGAAGACTTCTATCGTGCCTCTCACCAGAAGATTTTTAATGCGATGCTGAAGCTGAACGATGAAGGTAAGGTAGTTGACCTTGTCACGGTAACCGAGGAATTAGCTGCAGCGAAGCTGATTGAGGATACAGGCGGAGTAAGTTATTTAAGTGAATTGGCGAGCTCTGTGCCGACCGCAGCCAATATTGAATATTATGCTAGAATCGTAGAAGAAAAGTCTTTGTTGAGACGATTAATTCGGACAGCAACCGAGATTGCTTCAGACGGCTATTCTCGTGAAGACGAAGTAGAAGCACTTTTAAGTGAGGCTGAAAAAAACATCCTCGCCGTAGCACAGCGCAAAAATGCTGGAGCGTTCCACAATATTAAAGATGTCCTTGTTCGTACGTATGATAATATTGAGCAAATGCACCAGAATGCTGGGGAAATTACCGGTCTTGAGACAGGCTTTATTGAGCTTGACCGAATGACAGCAGGATTCCAGCGCAATGACTTAATCATTGTCGGCGCTCGTCCTTCTGTGGGTAAAACCGCGTTTGCCTTAAATATTGCGCAAAATGTGGCGCACAAAACAGGCGAAAATATCGCCATCTTTAGTCTTGAGATGGGTGCTGAGCAGCTTGTTATGCGTCTCCTTTGTGCCGAGGGGAATATTGATGCACAAAGGCTTCGTACCGGTACGCTAACCGATGATGACTGGGGTAAACTGACGATGGCGATGGGCAGCCTTTCTAGCTCAGGTATCTTTATTGATGATACTCCAGGGGTAAGAATCAGTGATATTCGTTCCAAGTGCCGTCGTTTAAAGCAGGAGCACGGTTTAGGGATGATCTTAATCGACTACTTACAGCTTATTTTAGGTAGCGGTCGTGCTGGCGAAAACCGTCAGCAGGAAGTATCGGAAATCTCGCGTTCCCTAAAGCAATTAGCGCGTGAGCTTCAGGTTCCTGTTATTGCCCTGTCCCAGCTTTCCCGTGGTGTTGAGCAGCGTCAGGACAAACGTCCAATGATGTCCGATATCCGTGAATCCGGTTCGATTGAGCAGGACGCCGATATCGTTGCCTTCTTATACCGTGATGATTACTACGATAAAGAATCCGAGAATAAGAATATCATCGAAATCATCATCGCCAAGCAGCGTAACGGTCCAACTGGCACCGTCTCACTCGCATTCGTAAAGGAATACAATAAATTCGTAAACTTGGAGACACGATACGATCCAAGTGCTTAG
- a CDS encoding molybdopterin-dependent oxidoreductase produces MASIVKSACPLNCWDSCGFHVTVENDKVIKVEGDPSHPITKGKICGRGRMLETRTNSPERILYPLKKVNGEFKQISWNQALDEIAIQLKEIKDQYGSTAVLHSHDYANNGILKNLDQRFFNAYGGVTELYGSLCWGAGIEAQKWDFGDAYGHEPEDVLNSKNIVVWGRNVARTNMHFYEKLLEAKKKGAKIYVIDPLFNATAKIADEYMSVKPGMDGLLASGIIKEILRLGLEDREFIEHYSYGFEDLEKLIEGISLEKISEMTEVSVEKIQLLAKVFADKPTSTFMGLGLQRYKNGGNTIRLIDALAAVSGNIGIPGGGANYANLQVGQSFDISNLTLSSRKERHRQFSIMKQAEEVLSATNPEIKMIVVTCGNPLTQVPDSSVVEKAFSSVSTLVVIEQFMTDTAQLADYILPTTTSFEEEDLYYSSMYHHYVNYGPKLVLAPEEAKSDLWIWTQLAERLGFGEDFQFSRDQWLEMSLHSLAEKGLTIDELKEQHTLELPVKKVPWSDHQFKTASGKFEFTSMNKGEEGQLTLAVPEESKWNNPLLAEKFPYNLLTIHPLRSNHSQNYHLFSKAPVLKVEVAENITVDKQLQEGDYVRVWNNRGEVKGYLSILPKAHPNTINIDEGIWKRFGGSVNNLTSSGESDNGLGSTLYDCLVNIEKVN; encoded by the coding sequence GTGGCGAGTATTGTGAAATCAGCGTGTCCATTGAATTGCTGGGACAGCTGTGGTTTTCATGTAACGGTAGAGAACGATAAAGTAATAAAAGTTGAAGGTGACCCTTCCCACCCCATTACCAAGGGGAAAATTTGCGGCAGAGGCAGAATGCTCGAAACAAGGACGAACTCACCTGAACGGATTCTTTATCCCTTAAAAAAGGTGAACGGAGAATTTAAGCAAATTTCATGGAATCAGGCTCTTGATGAAATTGCCATACAGTTGAAGGAAATAAAAGATCAATATGGTTCCACGGCTGTTCTCCATAGTCATGACTATGCGAACAACGGGATACTTAAAAATCTAGATCAACGATTCTTTAATGCATATGGCGGTGTAACGGAGCTTTATGGTTCACTTTGTTGGGGTGCTGGAATTGAGGCGCAAAAATGGGACTTTGGCGATGCTTATGGTCATGAACCAGAGGATGTTTTAAATAGTAAAAACATTGTCGTTTGGGGAAGAAATGTAGCACGTACCAACATGCATTTTTATGAAAAGCTCCTAGAAGCAAAGAAAAAGGGAGCGAAGATTTATGTTATTGATCCACTTTTTAATGCAACTGCGAAAATAGCAGATGAATATATGTCCGTAAAACCTGGTATGGATGGTTTACTAGCTTCAGGGATTATAAAGGAAATCCTCCGTTTAGGACTTGAAGATCGTGAATTTATTGAACACTATTCATATGGTTTTGAGGATCTAGAGAAACTGATTGAAGGCATATCTTTAGAAAAAATAAGTGAAATGACGGAAGTGTCAGTCGAGAAAATTCAGCTATTAGCAAAGGTCTTTGCTGATAAACCAACCTCTACTTTTATGGGACTTGGTCTGCAACGGTATAAAAATGGCGGGAATACGATCCGTTTGATTGATGCCCTTGCAGCGGTAAGCGGGAATATTGGAATACCTGGCGGTGGTGCTAATTACGCCAACCTGCAAGTTGGGCAAAGCTTTGATATTTCCAACTTAACGCTAAGCAGCCGGAAGGAAAGACATCGACAGTTTTCAATCATGAAGCAGGCGGAGGAAGTGCTTTCTGCCACTAATCCGGAAATAAAAATGATTGTGGTTACCTGCGGTAATCCGTTAACACAGGTCCCAGATTCATCGGTTGTAGAAAAGGCATTTTCATCAGTTTCCACACTCGTTGTAATTGAGCAATTTATGACCGATACAGCTCAACTGGCAGATTATATCCTGCCAACCACCACTTCTTTTGAGGAAGAAGATCTTTATTATTCTTCCATGTACCATCATTATGTTAATTATGGTCCGAAACTCGTTTTAGCTCCTGAAGAAGCTAAGTCGGATTTATGGATTTGGACACAGCTTGCTGAAAGACTTGGGTTTGGTGAGGATTTTCAGTTTTCAAGAGATCAGTGGCTGGAAATGTCACTTCACTCTTTAGCAGAAAAAGGACTTACAATAGATGAACTTAAGGAACAGCATACGCTGGAACTGCCGGTGAAAAAAGTCCCGTGGAGTGATCACCAGTTTAAAACAGCTTCCGGGAAATTTGAATTCACATCCATGAACAAGGGCGAAGAAGGACAACTGACTTTAGCTGTTCCTGAGGAATCTAAATGGAACAATCCTCTACTTGCGGAGAAATTCCCTTATAATTTATTGACGATTCATCCATTAAGATCTAATCATTCTCAAAACTATCATCTTTTTTCTAAAGCACCTGTGTTAAAGGTAGAGGTTGCGGAAAATATAACAGTTGATAAACAGTTACAGGAGGGCGACTATGTCAGAGTATGGAATAATCGCGGTGAAGTAAAAGGATATCTTTCCATCCTGCCAAAGGCTCATCCAAACACGATTAATATCGATGAAGGAATTTGGAAAAGGTTTGGCGGTTCAGTAAATAACCTAACCTCAAGCGGAGAATCCGATAACGGTCTCGGCAGTACCTTGTACGATTGTCTAGTGAATATTGAAAAGGTAAACTAA
- a CDS encoding YybS family protein translates to MKNVRKLTEGAILLAAFAVLLLLTIYVPFLGMIVNLFLAVPFMLFASKNDGKSNVVFIVASLLLSFIVGTIMSLPLTLAYGTTGVVIGYLIQKQKNMGVLFIAGSLVFLVNLIIIYVASIVLFKVDMITEMIEMMRESLNVSADLLKNFGNTQDSEKVLEQFNNGLNLIKTLIPTLFVLSSFLIVFIMQLISFPIIKRFGVRVEKWKSFKEISLPKSILYYFLLTLLVNMLMNPEEGSFWYMAIINMTYILQFLMILQGYTFIFYYFDKKGFSKAISITIAIVSFLIPIFLYIVGILGIIDLGFDLRKGFNKKE, encoded by the coding sequence GTGAAAAATGTACGTAAATTAACAGAAGGCGCAATCCTTTTAGCAGCCTTTGCTGTTTTATTATTACTAACGATTTATGTCCCGTTTCTAGGGATGATTGTAAACTTATTTTTAGCAGTGCCATTTATGCTCTTTGCATCCAAAAATGACGGGAAAAGTAACGTTGTTTTTATAGTTGCATCCCTTCTCCTCTCGTTTATTGTAGGTACGATTATGTCGCTGCCATTAACACTTGCATATGGGACAACAGGTGTCGTAATCGGCTACTTAATTCAGAAACAGAAGAACATGGGTGTTTTATTCATCGCGGGTTCTCTTGTCTTTTTAGTCAATTTAATTATTATATATGTGGCAAGTATCGTTCTCTTTAAAGTCGATATGATTACTGAAATGATTGAAATGATGCGGGAATCACTCAACGTTTCGGCGGACTTACTAAAGAATTTTGGGAATACACAAGACTCTGAAAAAGTGTTGGAACAGTTTAATAATGGATTAAACTTAATTAAGACATTAATTCCCACTCTATTTGTTCTCTCGTCTTTTTTGATTGTATTCATTATGCAGCTTATATCCTTTCCCATCATAAAGAGATTCGGCGTTAGGGTTGAAAAATGGAAAAGTTTTAAAGAGATATCACTTCCAAAAAGTATATTATATTACTTTCTCCTTACCTTGCTAGTTAATATGTTGATGAATCCAGAAGAGGGCAGCTTTTGGTATATGGCCATTATCAATATGACCTATATTCTTCAATTTTTGATGATCCTGCAAGGATATACATTTATCTTTTATTACTTCGATAAAAAGGGTTTTTCGAAGGCCATTTCTATTACAATAGCGATTGTCTCTTTTCTCATTCCAATTTTCCTTTATATTGTGGGGATATTAGGTATAATTGATTTAGGCTTTGATTTACGAAAAGGCTTTAATAAAAAAGAGTGA
- the rpsR gene encoding 30S ribosomal protein S18: protein MAGGGRKGGRAKRRKVCYFTANGISRIDYKDVDLLKKFISERGKILPRRVTGTSAKYQRKLTVAIKRARQMALLPFVAGE, encoded by the coding sequence ATGGCAGGTGGAGGACGTAAAGGCGGACGCGCGAAGCGCCGTAAAGTGTGCTATTTCACAGCAAATGGCATCTCACGCATCGATTATAAAGATGTAGATTTACTTAAAAAATTCATCTCAGAACGTGGAAAGATTTTACCACGTCGTGTAACTGGTACTAGCGCTAAATATCAGCGTAAACTAACTGTTGCAATCAAACGTGCACGTCAAATGGCATTATTACCATTCGTTGCGGGTGAATAA
- the ychF gene encoding redox-regulated ATPase YchF — protein MALTAGIVGLPNVGKSTLFNAITQAGAESANYPFCTIDPNVGIVEVPDHRLTKLTELVQPKKTVPTAFEFTDIAGIVKGASKGEGLGNKFLSHIRQVDAICQVVRCFADENITHVSGKVDPISDIEVINLELILADMESVEKRISRVEKLAKQKDKDAAAEFEVLSMLRDAFEAEKPARTVEFTEEQMKIAKMLHLLTIKPVLYVANVGEDDVADPSGNEYVQKVREFAAADNAEVIVVCAKIEEEIAELEGEEKQMFLEELGIEESGLDQLIRAAYNLLGLATYFTAGVQEVRAWTFRHGMKAPQCAGIIHSDFERGFIRAETVSYDDLLAAGSYNAAKEAGKVRLEGKEYLVKDGDVIHFRFNV, from the coding sequence ATGGCATTAACAGCTGGAATCGTAGGTTTGCCGAATGTTGGTAAGTCTACATTATTTAATGCAATCACACAGGCTGGGGCTGAATCAGCCAATTACCCTTTCTGTACGATTGACCCTAACGTAGGAATTGTAGAGGTACCAGATCACCGCTTAACAAAACTAACGGAACTTGTTCAACCGAAGAAAACAGTTCCAACAGCTTTTGAATTTACCGATATTGCTGGGATTGTAAAGGGTGCGAGTAAAGGTGAAGGATTAGGAAACAAATTCTTATCACATATTCGTCAAGTAGACGCAATTTGCCAAGTAGTCCGCTGTTTTGCAGACGAGAACATCACCCATGTATCAGGAAAAGTAGATCCTATTTCAGATATCGAGGTTATTAATTTAGAGTTAATTCTTGCAGACATGGAGTCTGTTGAAAAAAGAATTAGCCGCGTTGAAAAATTAGCTAAGCAAAAAGATAAAGACGCAGCAGCTGAGTTTGAAGTACTCTCCATGCTTCGTGACGCTTTTGAAGCTGAAAAGCCAGCACGTACGGTTGAATTTACGGAAGAACAAATGAAAATCGCCAAAATGCTTCACCTTTTAACGATTAAGCCTGTTTTATATGTGGCAAACGTTGGTGAGGATGATGTAGCAGATCCATCAGGCAACGAATATGTTCAAAAAGTACGTGAATTTGCAGCAGCGGATAACGCTGAAGTGATCGTGGTCTGCGCCAAGATCGAGGAAGAAATTGCTGAACTGGAAGGCGAAGAAAAGCAAATGTTCCTTGAAGAGCTTGGAATTGAGGAATCGGGTCTTGACCAGTTAATTCGCGCAGCTTATAACTTGCTTGGACTAGCTACCTACTTTACTGCAGGTGTTCAGGAAGTTCGTGCCTGGACGTTTAGACACGGCATGAAAGCTCCACAATGTGCTGGTATTATTCACTCAGATTTCGAACGCGGATTTATTCGTGCTGAAACAGTCTCTTATGATGACTTATTAGCAGCAGGAAGTTATAATGCTGCTAAAGAAGCTGGGAAAGTCCGTTTAGAAGGAAAAGAGTATTTAGTAAAAGACGGAGATGTTATTCACTTCCGTTTCAATGTGTAG
- a CDS encoding mechanosensitive ion channel family protein, giving the protein MTSTERIIQRFVDKFQNEDTWLAIGEGFLKIIAIMIVAKILIKLGSMAIDNVFKLRTRSPLKTSERREETLAKLLDNVLTYVVYFIAFMMILSVLTIDVKALIAGAGVVGLAVGFGAQSLVKDVISGFFIIFEDQFSVGDHIRIDQFEGTVQAIGLRTTKLKSWTGEVHILPNGSIIQVTNFSLNNSLAIIDISVAYEEDIEKTQNIIRDLLETMPDKYEALIKAPELLGIQTLGPSEIVLRIVAETLPMKHAGVSRDIKRDIKQCLDEHGIEIPYPRMVMYSKNSGNINEPSI; this is encoded by the coding sequence ATGACTTCTACAGAAAGAATTATTCAGAGATTTGTTGATAAATTCCAAAATGAAGATACATGGCTGGCTATTGGGGAAGGTTTTCTAAAAATTATAGCGATTATGATTGTGGCTAAGATCTTAATCAAGCTGGGAAGTATGGCCATTGATAATGTTTTTAAGCTAAGAACTCGTTCGCCGCTTAAAACCTCAGAACGAAGGGAAGAAACATTAGCAAAGCTTCTTGATAATGTTCTTACATATGTCGTTTATTTTATTGCATTTATGATGATTCTCTCAGTCTTAACCATTGATGTAAAAGCATTGATTGCAGGTGCAGGGGTTGTCGGCCTTGCTGTTGGTTTTGGAGCTCAGAGTCTCGTAAAAGATGTAATAAGTGGTTTCTTTATTATTTTTGAAGATCAATTTTCAGTCGGAGATCATATTCGAATAGATCAGTTTGAAGGAACCGTCCAAGCTATTGGTTTACGGACAACAAAGTTAAAAAGTTGGACAGGAGAAGTTCACATTTTGCCGAATGGCAGTATCATTCAGGTCACGAATTTCTCTTTAAATAACAGCCTTGCGATAATCGACATATCGGTTGCATATGAAGAGGATATTGAAAAAACGCAAAATATCATCAGGGATTTACTTGAAACAATGCCGGATAAATACGAAGCATTAATAAAGGCACCAGAGCTTCTAGGGATTCAAACCTTAGGACCGTCAGAAATTGTTTTACGAATCGTTGCTGAAACATTACCTATGAAGCATGCGGGTGTTTCTCGGGATATTAAGAGAGATATCAAACAATGTCTAGATGAGCATGGAATTGAAATTCCATATCCACGTATGGTCATGTACTCAAAGAATTCTGGAAATATCAATGAACCTAGTATTTAA
- a CDS encoding DHH family phosphoesterase: MPAFIEKRSIRYPFYGLIGITVVLLIVLCYYNWVLSLVGLFLIIPPLYYMIVIESSQRKEMEEYISTLSYRVKRVGEEALMEMPIGIMLINDDYFIEWTNPFLSSYFDEDTLIGKSLYEIADSLIPLIKQEVGTEIITLHERKFRVILKSEEKLLYFFDVTEQKEIEKMYHDERTVIAIIFLDNYDELTQGMDDQMRGSINNLVTSTLNKWAQDNGIFLKRISSERFIAVFNEAILQLLEKGKFTVLDDVREMTSKQNISFTLSIGVGAGTPSLPELGVLAQSSLDLALGRGGDQVAIKHPNGKVKFFGGKTNPVEKRTRVRARVISHALKDLITASDKVIIMGHKNPDMDSIGSSIGIYKVAQMNQKDAYIVLNFQEMDGAVQRLMEEIRHQEQLFSRFIGPEEALEISTEKTLLVIVDTHKPALVIEERLLNRIDNVVVIDHHRRGEEFIENPVLVYMEPYASSTAELVTEFLEYQPKRGKIEMIEATALLAGIVVDTKSFTLRTGARTFDAASYLRGQGADTILVQKFLKESVNTYIKRAKLIESVAFYRDGIAIAKGEENELHDQVLLAQAADTLLTMDGVAASFVIAKRNEGLIGISARSLGNVNVQVIMEKLQGGGHLTNAATQMTGISITEAERQLKIAIEDYFEGGKKE; this comes from the coding sequence TTGCCTGCATTTATAGAAAAACGCTCGATTCGATACCCTTTTTACGGGCTAATAGGCATTACAGTAGTGCTGCTCATTGTCCTGTGCTACTATAATTGGGTACTTAGCCTAGTGGGCTTATTTCTCATTATTCCGCCGCTGTACTATATGATAGTGATTGAATCCAGCCAAAGGAAAGAGATGGAAGAATATATCTCAACTCTTTCTTACAGAGTGAAAAGGGTCGGCGAAGAAGCACTGATGGAAATGCCGATTGGAATTATGCTCATCAATGATGATTACTTTATCGAGTGGACCAATCCCTTCCTATCCTCTTATTTTGATGAAGACACCCTTATTGGTAAGTCGCTCTACGAAATAGCAGATTCGTTAATACCGTTAATTAAGCAAGAGGTTGGCACAGAAATTATTACACTGCATGAGCGGAAATTCCGCGTCATTCTTAAAAGTGAGGAAAAGCTCCTCTATTTCTTTGATGTCACAGAACAAAAAGAAATTGAAAAAATGTACCATGATGAACGCACTGTTATCGCAATTATCTTTTTAGATAATTACGATGAATTAACACAAGGAATGGATGACCAAATGCGTGGAAGCATTAACAATTTGGTTACTTCAACCTTAAATAAATGGGCCCAGGATAACGGGATTTTTCTTAAAAGAATCTCATCTGAAAGGTTTATCGCTGTTTTTAATGAAGCGATTCTCCAACTCTTGGAAAAGGGAAAATTCACTGTCCTTGATGATGTACGAGAAATGACCTCTAAGCAGAATATCTCCTTTACGTTAAGTATTGGTGTAGGTGCTGGGACTCCTTCCCTGCCTGAGTTGGGCGTATTAGCACAGTCAAGTTTGGATTTAGCTTTAGGACGAGGCGGCGATCAGGTTGCAATCAAACATCCAAATGGTAAAGTGAAATTTTTTGGCGGCAAAACAAATCCGGTTGAAAAACGGACAAGAGTACGTGCCCGCGTTATTTCCCATGCACTAAAGGATTTAATTACCGCAAGTGATAAAGTTATTATAATGGGACACAAAAATCCCGATATGGATTCTATTGGCTCTTCCATTGGTATTTACAAGGTAGCGCAGATGAATCAAAAAGATGCCTACATAGTTTTAAACTTTCAAGAAATGGATGGTGCTGTTCAAAGGCTGATGGAAGAAATCCGCCATCAAGAGCAATTATTTTCTCGATTTATAGGTCCAGAAGAGGCATTGGAAATTTCAACAGAAAAAACACTATTGGTCATCGTGGATACCCATAAACCTGCGCTAGTAATTGAAGAACGACTTCTTAATAGAATTGATAACGTTGTTGTAATCGACCATCATCGTCGCGGGGAAGAGTTTATTGAAAATCCAGTTCTTGTTTATATGGAGCCATACGCGTCTTCTACAGCGGAGCTTGTTACCGAATTTCTTGAATACCAGCCAAAACGCGGTAAAATAGAAATGATAGAAGCTACTGCACTGCTCGCGGGAATCGTGGTGGATACAAAAAGTTTTACCTTACGGACAGGTGCCAGGACCTTTGATGCTGCCTCCTATCTAAGAGGTCAAGGGGCAGATACCATTCTCGTTCAGAAATTTTTAAAAGAAAGCGTTAATACCTATATTAAGAGGGCTAAGTTAATTGAATCCGTTGCTTTTTACCGCGATGGAATTGCCATTGCAAAAGGTGAAGAAAATGAGCTTCATGACCAAGTCCTTCTTGCTCAAGCCGCAGATACACTCCTTACGATGGATGGTGTAGCAGCCTCGTTTGTCATTGCGAAACGCAATGAGGGGCTGATTGGTATTAGCGCCAGGTCGCTTGGCAACGTCAATGTTCAGGTAATCATGGAAAAGCTTCAAGGCGGCGGTCATTTGACCAATGCAGCCACCCAGATGACCGGAATTTCCATTACGGAAGCAGAAAGACAATTAAAGATAGCAATTGAAGATTATTTTGAAGGTGGGAAAAAGGAATGA
- a CDS encoding DUF951 domain-containing protein, which produces MEEKEFGLNDVVEMKKQHPCGTNRWKIIRMGMDIRIKCEGCEHSVMIPRREFSRKMKKILVKHEQ; this is translated from the coding sequence ATGGAAGAAAAAGAGTTTGGGTTAAATGATGTCGTTGAAATGAAAAAGCAGCATCCATGCGGGACCAACCGATGGAAAATTATCCGGATGGGGATGGACATTCGAATCAAATGTGAAGGCTGCGAACATAGTGTAATGATCCCTAGACGAGAATTCTCAAGGAAAATGAAGAAAATATTGGTGAAGCATGAACAGTAG
- a CDS encoding nuclease-related domain-containing protein, with protein sequence MELVLLRYLHPRMVFSSSEALNFLNLEKGYKGELKSDVWLKGLTDEWIILSDLSLEYNGSKFQIDTLIIACEKIYLLDIKYFEGDYTIKDDKWYNPAGILQKNPLHQLERCETLPEKIAARIRI encoded by the coding sequence ATGGAATTAGTTCTTTTACGGTATTTACACCCACGTATGGTGTTTAGCAGTAGTGAAGCCCTTAATTTTTTAAACCTTGAAAAGGGCTATAAAGGTGAGTTAAAAAGTGACGTCTGGTTGAAAGGACTAACCGATGAGTGGATAATTCTCTCTGATTTATCACTTGAATATAATGGTTCAAAATTTCAAATCGATACCTTAATAATTGCCTGTGAGAAGATTTACCTTTTAGATATAAAGTATTTCGAAGGGGACTACACTATTAAAGATGATAAATGGTATAACCCTGCAGGCATTCTCCAAAAAAACCCACTACACCAACTAGAACGCTGTGAGACCTTACCTGAAAAAATTGCTGCACGAATTAGGATATGA